From the Papaver somniferum cultivar HN1 chromosome 2, ASM357369v1, whole genome shotgun sequence genome, the window GTGTTGGGGTAaatatttttgcaccaacatTGAAATCTTGTCAAGATGGAAATAGCCCACCAATGTGTAGTGGTCGACCAATAAGTGATAACGCTGCTGATGCTGGTTATGTTGATAATCTTCAGTACATTGACATGGAAGGTAAATTTTTAAAACCAGAAAGAACTGAAGATACCGTGGATTGTTCAGAGCATTATGAGGCAAAATATTATCCAGATCAGAACATTCTTCTCTTCGGAGGAATTGGTGGTCCCAAATGTAAATGAACTACGCTAGGTTTTAAGTGAGACTCTCGTGGTCGTGGGTCTGATGTGTGACTAGTGTTGGTTCTAGAGTTATTTAGACTCCTGAAGATCTaatctcattttcttcttcttttttttcttttttttttccgacaCTTAAACTCAGGTTAATTATAATTTTAACTTTAATAGAGGTGCACCACTTGTTATCCGGGGGTGTACATTCCTCCTTTGGTTACCGGTTATTTctttaagagcaagtcttatggtggaagagttccatcttccatcttccacaccACGTCAGCATTTGGaaccgtggatggaagtgcaagtgtagcggtggaatagtgaaaacgctattcttaatagcgctaaaaaaaacgctattaaaaatagcgtttttttctcagccgttagatttcaacaactcatctaaATCTACGGACATAAAAagaacgctattcttattggcgtttccatggattccacgaacccttccacgaaacggtggaaccttgcttggattttttgtggaagaccccaacttggaagccattagacttgacatttcatGATTTTTCCATATTTGGAATAGGACTTGCTCTAATACCGGGGTTAGTAATCAATACTTTATAACCTTTGTTGTATTAAGTCGGTATTTTATGGATGACCACATTTACGTAGGACCCACGTGCCCACTGTATGAAGACACATATACCATGACGTGTCTTGTGTGCGGGAATGCTTATCCCTTACATTGTCGGTTTAATTTCAGTCCCTCCGAGTATACTTCACCTATATATACTCCATCATATGTAAAGTTTAAGTGATGAATGAGAACGGAACTTTGGTTCCACCTTCCTCTCCGTTACATTATTTTCATTTAAGTTTATGTATACAGTGTCTTAGTACGAACCAGAAAATGGAGTGTATAGATGATGTTACAACGGCTGCCATTGATATTAATTGCCACTCGTTTATCTTTTTAATAGATAAGATTTTTGTCAGGGAAGTGTGGTTTCTTACTCCATGCAAAGACCTGATTGCTTATGATGCTAATTTGAATGTCTCCAAGACTGATTGGGTTTCCAAGTGGCTGTTTGATTCTTCTCTGAAAGATAAAGTTGTGGACGTCTTTACTATTGTTTGGTGTATTTGGAGAGATAGGTGTTCCTTCATCTTTCAGAATATTTCTCTTAATCATCACTCTACTCCTAGAACAACTCTAAAATTAGTGAATGATACTACACAATACCTCAATAGTGCTGTAACTCTGATTGATTCTATACCGGTACATCATGTTGGAAGGGACTATAATGATGTCGCTCGCAATCTGTCTGATGACTACACTATAGTATATTGTGATGCCTCCTTTGATAAAAATACTAATCTTTCTAGTATTGGGTTGATAATGAATGATGTTGGAGGGAACTTCCTCGGGTATAAAACCATCTCAGGTCTAACGAGAAACGCCGAAGAAGCTGAAAGCCTTGTTGTTTTAGAAGATGTACCATGGGCAAAGGCGGAAGGAAAGATTGATGTCTTCCTGATAAGTGATGCGAAAGTAGTTATAGATTGCTTGAATTTTAATAATAACCAATTAAGTTGGTTTAACAACTCTATTTTAGATGACTATAAGTCACTTATGGAATCTTTTAGTTCTATTAGATTTGAATTTTTAAATAGAAGTTTTACACACTTCGCGGACGTTGCTGCCAAACACTATAGAATTTCCAAGATCAATGGGGAATGGTTTGGAATTAAGCCAAATTTCCTCTatgaacaaatgaaattcatttctgttttaataaatttatttttcctagcaaaaataaataaaataatagagaATGGATCCCACTGGTGGTGGTAGGGCCCATCCCTATTAGTGACACGAGATTTTTCCCATTTTTTCCACGATCGACAAATTATTTCCGAAATATTAGAGCATTTGGCGAGTAGATAGAGGTTAATGTACTTCCGCTGGGTGCAACACCCTTTATGTACCAACTGGAATGGTGAAGCCAGACTAGGTGCATAAAAGAAGCTAGTTAAGGCCCCTTCCTATGCGGTGTGGAAAACATGATTGTTTTCCATTTAAGCATCCACTATGGAGGAGGCaaactggcctggctaagtgaaaaatttgccacttagccaggccaggtcaagtttcTACCTCTCGACCGCTCGGTCCAGTTTGCACCGTTAGGTGTTTGCTACACCGCTACCGGGTTTTATAAGACCGGCCGGTTTAGTTTGCACTGTTGAGTAGAATGTGATCCAACGACCATAATTTTCCCCCTATAAATACCACATTCCTCTACCATTATAACTCACACCTTCTCTTCTCTACTCTTCACATTTGttaatctaaaacaaatttcatcatcTAACTATTTCATTCACTTGTAttgtataatttctttaatatgtaTCAATCTAATACACAATCTAAACAACAAAAGAATAATATTATGGGTACAAAATTTACCATATCCAAAGATGAAAGTATTTGCACAAAAAAATGTGTTCTTTACACAAGATAGTATCGATGGTGCCAGTCAACAGTCCACCAagttgtgggataacatatttgctAAATTTCGTGAAGAAACTATGAACATCAACGAGCGTGATGCAAAAATGGATTGTCCGGTCGCTTTGTTACAATCAACGCCCAGGTTTCCTTGTATGTCACTGCTCTAATGCAAGCTGCTCGTGGTCGAGAGAGCGGTCTTGTCGATGTCGAACGAAAGTGCCGAACTGTTTGGCACCATAAACATGGGATAAATTTTGcttatgaaagttgttatcatattttgaaagtgttTCCTAAATATAATCCATAAGTGTTAGCAAACATGCAGAATGTACCTGCAAGTTCACCATACACTTCTTCACCTTCAACGCCAGCTTCACAACCATATCAATCATCTCATCCCCCTTTAGATAATCCATTTTCTTCACCGAAAACCACCATaaacaacaattccaacttgAATGTCAATACTGCAATTAAGAGAAAATTATTAGGAAGAAATCATGCAAGAGCAGTGACAAAAGCTGCCCAAGAAGGAGAAGCAAGTGACGGAGGTAGTAGTACTATGGAAACTTTGATACAACATCAAAAGGTCGTCGAAAAACAAAGAGTTGTAGATCGCAAGTTATTGACTAAGGAGATGAAAAAACATCGACTAACTCAAGAAAAATTTGTTTCAGACTATGACAAGAATAAGATTCTAAATGCAAATACCGAAAAAATGAATCCCAGACAATTTATGGCatgggagatggagatggacGGGTTAACATAGGaattggaagaaaaaagaaacaaaagaaacatGGAAAACACAATTTGGgttcaagatgaagatgaagatgatgaagacgacgatgaagtagtgccacttaattaattaatgtaCCAACTTTAATTTTAATGAATATGTAGTAGTAGTTTGGTTATGGTGAATGAAATTGTTATGGTTTTTCCGTTACAAATTGTTCTAAttttttcattacattaaaatttaaactaatttttttttgcattacattaaaacttaaacttgacAACATCCATGAAAACATTATTAAGCCTAACATCCCATACGAGTTATTAAAAACTCCTTAAGAATTTGGTAATGCGCTTCGTATTCGAAATATTTTCGTTTCCATCTTCGCCACTCATCTCGAGTTCGTGGTCCCAATTCAGCATTGGTCTCACCTCTAAGACGGTATCAAGTGACAATCCTTTTCGTAACTATAAAATCCACAAGCTCTTTTTTGATATCCATGAATCTGCAAAACAAAGCAGCACGATCCCGATTATGAGGATTACCTGTCTCTGTGCAGAACGCATCGGGAATTTTACCCGAATAACTCATACTAGGTAAACTGTTCTTCCGTCGTTCTTCACCTCTCTTCCGGTAGTTTATTACGTAgtttctacaaagagataaatcttcatcttcagtgaATCTAGGATCATCCATAATTTAACCAGAAAGTAAAGAAGTTTTTGTAGAGAAGTGATGTGTGAGTTTGAAAGGAATGAAGTGAAGGATTTATAAGGAATGCTAGCAGTTGAGTCTAGACCGCTAGCGATTAAGTCTAGACCGCTACTTTTAATGACCGTTAAAAAATTTGAACTTAAAAACCAACTTCAAAACAAAATTATGGAACAACAACTGAAACTTAAAcaatttaaaaaattaaaataaataacaaatgaaacaataataaaaaaacaaaaacaaatgaaacaaacaCTACTCAATTCGTCCCCCATCTCTTCCAAACTCAGCCCACAGATTCGCTCTGAGATCTTCCCTCAACCTGTTATACAGAGTTCTGTTCTCGATATGACTGGTCATTTGCGCATAGTTCCTTGCAGGTAATACTCTAGCTGGTATAATCTCAGGCCTTAAGTCGTCATCTTGATGGTTAGCCCAATTCTTATTACGACAAGTCTCCTGGATaaccatgttatgcataatgatgCAAGTCAGCATAGTCTTATGCATTTCACGAGCACTTAAACTACGATAAGGCCCACAAACGATTGCGAACTTCCACTTCAGAATTCCAAAAGCCCGCTCCACATCCTTTCTCAGATTCATCTGTTTACTATTGAAATACGAGTATGAATAACCCATTTCACCGGCAGGTGGCCGACGGTAacattgaactaaagttgaccattttggataCGTTCCATCTGCGAGATAATAACCATGAGTGTAGTGATTCCCGTTGATACTGAAATTTAGCTGAGGAGAAATTCCATActttaaatcttcaaacaaaGGCGATTTGTGTAAAACATTTATATCGTTTTGAGATCCTGGGTGACCAAAAAAAGTGTGTcgtatccaacaatcataagaagcagcgGCCTCAAGGATCACTGTTGGTTTTGCGTAATGACCCTTATAATGACCGACCCAATAGGGAGGGCATCCTGTCCATACCCAATGCACCAGCATTCCAGGAAATCCCATttccttgtagttgcaggaaatcctacactacacccctcatatgattttattgttaatcaactcatttttaggtttacactcttaattttattgatcaatctttgaatgtttttacaagaaaagataaagaaatcaagaatgatctctgctctagactttctctctcctattcacttatttcttactaaaaaaggatctccctttctttacaactcgaatgactatttataaggaaacacatagtggatgacagctaatctgtcctttattttcgggtatggtctgcgacattctcgcaaccttacaaatgttaatttcggaaactctctaattttcgcaggactatcatatatttattgtgatcttagatgacgtcatttattttatcatttctgaaattattctgcgacgctgttgtgccgtgtcattgataatttcgctgaaacattgtcattgcgagattctgatcctacatcttgcctcttctcatatcttttctgcgaagtagagaatgatgtgagaaatgtcgtagatgttctcctcttcatattctgcatctatcacacgtattctttcttccatttatttctcgacacgtcttttgtaaccgttgctttttaaccgcttatatctttccgtattaatcgtgtttattttctcgaggagaaattccctctatatatattccttctcactctcttttttttttttttattttctctgcaacttcatcgttcttctgcaaattccattattgcaacttttcttctttcttcttcaatctttttaagttcttcttcatcttcatactatttcttctgcaaatcttcatagttcttaattttcttcgaaacaatctccatGCTAttgtcttccatggattcatcaaggttagttttcttttttcttctttatgagttttgctgaaatcgatcttgtttattgctttatttgatgttgtttatgtgattcccatatttTTGCTATTTCAATAAAAGCACCTCCaccactagatttacagttcagaaccccaACATTctcaaatcgcagcataaggttgttgcgcataaaagaaagtctgcgaatgagaaggtattaagaaacactatccttttctaataacaatattttgcctatgtttcttatctggattgtaattcgcagggtgataaagatgttaataaacctctcaagaaatctcgccaccttaaaattgttccaacttctgttcccttccacttactcatctcttctaaatcttctgcgacatcttcacaagataaacctttatctccaattcgcgaaaaagctgccttagacttcatttcttcagctgacctctcaatgattgaaactctCCTTGTTGATCCTGGTGTGAATGAAACCctttctcttcccattgagaatgtttctcaaccttctatctctaccaattctctacctaagtctcttcctctttcgaaagaagccgtggaagggatagatattgccttcaaagttttatctgaagttctggatgatgtcaagaagtcttctattgatcataTCAAGTCTAATATTTGCGAAATTCttagcaagcatttgggttctgacagggctgcttcgcagacagctttggaaaataatgtaatgctcttcgtctcgaaaatcagaagcttcagaatattttactggatcgtgacaatcttcgcaagaagaatgatgaattgagaggtatgattttcttatttgtgtctttaatttgcctttttaatagttttatccttcccatatttaattatccttgaaatccttctttcgcatgttaagctttaaaccagaaacgaataatggagagatatcaatttgaatctgctgttgaagaagcccgcgttgataaagaaatcttgatggatcaatataaccaattagataacctctattcatattctcttgatcatataaataatctcaccaatgaaaatacctaattaattcaaagacaatatttattaagtaatgaagtatctcgtctttcttattctttaactaaagctaatttagggatgaaaactttatcagatgagaataaaaccttatcccaagagaagagaacttatttaaaaaagatggcgatatcttcgcaacaacttagtattcttcaaaaagtatgtgatgaccaagaacaatctcttcgctcattgagaaatgaacttaaagaagtaacagagtcatctatcgctgaaagagatacactcattcaaggtagaatatatttaagtgtaaaggtgaatcaacttaaagaacaatattccaaattagaagagtcttattcttctcttgcgaagaaaaatgcctttcttatttctaaagagaaaaatcttcagtctcgacttaaaggtttagttggagataaatttgatgacgcaatggaccgttgggagaatagttgtatgtccttgattcaacaccttatttcgcaaaaggaaggtagtcataatagtttgactgccttaattatcttttctttgtcatatctctctgaattctttatcttaatgaaattttgtattccatctttcgcagagtctaagaagaatcttcattcttccatttctgttttggaggctaaatatgccaaaattcgcaaagaaaatgcactgctcgtctctactcttactggttctcgcgaccgagcaaaaagaagacttgattgtcttgcttattttaaggatattcaagataggaatcatcagagagaacTTCTtctccaagttcatctccgggatgaagtccttgtaaatgacattttattgtccaaatatcttcctcctacatcaattgatcctttagaagtagatgatgatgaagttcctcgtcctgctgatagtgattatgattatgaaagcggtgcagaggataatttcttggaagatgaaaaaGAGTTTCCTTCTagagaagcatctgctggtgttaatcataatgagaaagaaatttctcctgaagaggtaattgctggcgataatcaagatgctagtcaaggcgaagatcagaacggaaatgaaggagaggcttgcgagaatattggcgaagaatttctgttatctcctgctactgaaattaatactgaggctttagcttcttatctagctttgtcttcttgaactttcttatttatcacttttgcgaggtACATTTTCCAACCAaatttggagtcaacttttccttttaatattttgttgatgagaaagataatgcttcttgtgtattgattctcatacttgcctctcattatctttcttgcaaaaaataatctgttacgaatatttataaatattttgtttcatcatatggtcttatttttccttcctaattaaagtcTTATTATTCCACCTCTTTtcattgcgacaaaattgcaggacgtccttgcactttcatgcaaaaacccattgatcttgccttaactttttcttttgtattacggcctcttcaggaatgttgcaacaatatgacaggcctaaatattcttgcgaaaatgaagccccatgacattgccgtcttgcaccgaaatcgcaggacgtcttcgcactttcatgcgaaaacccattgatctcgtcttatccttttcttttgtattattgcctcttcaggattgttgcacaaatatgacaagccttaatatccttgcgaataaaaatcctcatgacatttgcgttttaagacacttatcagatccctaatggagggtgtcgcccttatctcccccctggttgccccttaaaggaggcgtacttatacgATACAAGGTTAGCTCATCCCCttcagtcttaacaacaaccagttgttttcgcagcctcttatcccttttacctatagggcttatggttacgagactacgTCCTAAGTgtggttttcttcaggccgagtgcagtataagccaagacttgtcaagaatggcaaagtacccTTCAAACgcctctggcactcttgactcaaccgtgtacctcggcgccttgatcagatctgcactccttgggagagtccttattaccttagtcgcccaacctaagtcatatgcttaagctgagaatccaaggtgcctctcccggatgggctttattgaccccaaatctccatgacttaggttccggtggcggtgtagcctttccatgagccatgcaacaggtaccccctaatatgacgtactttaggtcttacattttcctcttgcgaaattttattcgcgaactagggtgtacgccataaagtttcacccctttcttttatgtcattgttctgtgattatctctgcgaaaatttcgcacatcatgatcttgttttgatataagTAATCCTGcgattattctttcagaatccataacttctcaaagcttcttacggataatatctttttaagtacaacctgttctatggtctgtctaatctatgaccaacatctcttccttctggatccattaatctataagctcttgttccaactatctccttaatgatgtaaggtccatcccatttttcgctaattttccaccattttcttgctgatatattggtgtttctcgcagaactaaatctcctggttgaaattcgcgtatattgacacgtttattatattctcgggctaatcttcgctgataattctccatatgttgtaaagatttttctcttctttcttcttattcatcaagtttatttaaaatcaagcctgcactaagatttttctcccaagcttctctttttgttgtcggaataacaacttctgttggtaacaccgcttcaactccgtatgttaaacaaaaaggtgacattccagtagcttctcttctagttgtattataagaccatactgcattatgtacttgttcgcaccatgctctgtgatgtccttccaatttcttctttaatatatctgcgattgttttgtttgttgcttctacttgcccattagcttgtggatacaaaggagtagactttccacattttatcttgaatgcattaagtagcatttctatattctgtccttcaaattgtttcccattatcagataccaactgtgcaggaattccgaatctgcaaatgatgttttcgaatatgaatgtaaagatatctttgtcgcgaatatgctgtacatccttcacttctgtccattttgtgaaataatctgttgcgactattaagtatcttctttgtccagatcctggtaaaaatgttcgcacaatatctaagccccactttccaaaaggccacacactggttgatgatgacaatggtgctccaggtgcatgtattttctttccatgccgctgacagtcttcgcaacgtcttgatatttgttttgcatcttcatgcatatatggccaataataaccttgcatttttgctctatgtgccaaagatattcctccactatgattgccagcatccccactctgtaacatttttagcatcttttctccttcctctcgtgtcaaacatctgagtgatagtccattaaaggattttcagtatatcaacccatctcttaattcataattcgttgcacggatttttaacttgtgtgtttccaatctatttcttggtgtttctcctttcgccaaatatgcatgaagttccattctccagtctgcgatattgttcatttgttctttttcttcattgtctattatcatcgcgtccacgtcttcttcttctttattgtttgatggtgacagaagtgtttgtatttttatgcatctcgcagttggatctgtcatcatgcttgagatgaaagcaaaagcgtctgcgagtctgttatcctttcttgaaatgtgcctccattttatttttgggattttcgcggACAATTCTttaaccagcttcttgtatttcttcaaggatggttcatttgtagtatactctccctttatttggcgaatagctagctgcgaatcactagtgatcctggcattttgtagtttcatttctattgcgaattttaaggcatgtatcacaacttcatattctgtttcattattagtggatgcaaattccaatatgaatgaaaaagctatttttattccttctggcaaaattaaaacaattccaaatcaatttccttctccatttgatgattcatctaccaatatctcccatctatctGGCTccgttaataaatcttttggatctccattttcttcttctacatccatcatttattctactgcttcatcttcttctaaaggaaattcttccaagaaatctgcaacaacttgtgattttggtgaagacaaaatttcatatttaatatcaaagtggcctacttgtgcattcaatctctccactcttcctgatcttttagaattcttcatcactgattcaattggtacttttgttaatacctttatcttgtgtgcttgaaagtatatgcggatcttaaatgatgcataaactaatgctaagattaacttttcaatctttgagtaattcttctcggcagtattaaaagtttttctaatgtaataaatgggtttctccactcctgcgtctactcgcaataacacagcacttaatgcatgcgacgtcgtcgcaagatagatcaataattcttctcctgattctgctttttgtaaaatagttgtattcataagatgttctttgattccttgaaaagctttttcacattcatcggtccatttgaattttgcacccttcttgagtatatcgaaaaaatatttgcatttgtctgatgatcgcgaaatgaatctccccagcgaagctagaattccattcaacttttgtacatcttttattgttgctggttttggcatgtcacgaactgcttgcaatttttctggatcaacctgtattctttCTTTTGacacaatgtagcctaaaaattttcccgatgcaactccaatagtacacttctcaggattcaatttaatgttatactgtcgcatttgttcaaaaatctccctcagatcttgtacatgatctttagcttctttactttttactaacatgtcatctgatgagtgccaaatattgtatatatttatccctttttgttggcatttaactcatcttttgtgcagtaattctacattttatcccatattctgtattttcattgttttcaagaataaatatttttcttacttaattttgcatttttaggtaataaataaagtctggatgacttgcggagcggaaaagagctaaagagtggtgaaa encodes:
- the LOC113352322 gene encoding uncharacterized protein LOC113352322, with product MGFPGMLVHWVWTGCPPYWVGHYKGHYAKPTVILEAAASYDCWIRHTFFGHPGSQNDINVLHKSPLFEDLKYGISPQLNFSINGNHYTHGYYLADGTYPKWSTLVQCYRRPPAGEMGYSYSYFNSKQMNLRKDVERAFGILKWKFAIVCGPYRSLSAREMHKTMLTCIIMHNMVIQETCRNKNWANHQDDDLRPEIIPARVLPARNYAQMTSHIENRTLYNRLREDLRANLWAEFGRDGGRIE